One genomic segment of Desulfomicrobium sp. ZS1 includes these proteins:
- a CDS encoding ABC transporter permease has product MNVFFQLIGQGVRDLFRAPWSLCMTIAAITLVSFLGGAFLMLVHNLDLQIGSRQGNVQFQVYWKSDAGPEELKEIWSGLASMEGVVNVRTFTPDQALGVLEESFQKNVDLEWMKGRSPLPPTALVECELPQENGKKWATGMVKRLEGLSKVEKVTFNPLQVDLLTSWVGLTKMAFWPVTIFLLVVVGLVVGNTIKLALLARRDELEILRFVGASRAYIQFPLLVGGAFQGLLGAGLALGLLRLLHHGIEDMFNVPPLWITISFLPQIHSLAILAILAAVGVLSSLVAFRN; this is encoded by the coding sequence ATGAACGTATTTTTTCAGCTCATCGGACAAGGCGTGCGGGACTTGTTTCGGGCTCCGTGGTCTTTGTGCATGACCATCGCGGCTATCACCCTGGTTTCCTTTCTGGGCGGGGCATTTCTCATGCTCGTGCATAATCTCGATCTGCAGATCGGAAGCCGCCAGGGCAATGTCCAGTTCCAGGTCTACTGGAAGAGCGATGCCGGTCCCGAGGAATTAAAAGAGATCTGGTCCGGCCTGGCCTCCATGGAAGGAGTGGTCAACGTGCGCACGTTTACTCCTGATCAGGCCCTTGGCGTACTGGAGGAATCATTTCAGAAGAACGTGGATCTGGAATGGATGAAAGGCCGAAGCCCCCTGCCGCCGACGGCGCTGGTCGAGTGCGAGCTGCCCCAGGAGAACGGGAAGAAATGGGCCACGGGCATGGTCAAGCGTCTTGAAGGTTTGTCCAAGGTCGAGAAGGTGACCTTCAATCCCCTGCAGGTCGACCTGTTGACCTCCTGGGTCGGATTGACCAAGATGGCCTTCTGGCCGGTGACGATTTTTTTGCTTGTCGTAGTGGGTCTTGTGGTCGGCAACACCATCAAGCTTGCCCTCTTGGCTCGGCGCGATGAACTTGAAATCCTGCGCTTTGTGGGCGCAAGCCGTGCGTACATACAGTTTCCATTGCTCGTGGGCGGAGCCTTCCAGGGACTCTTGGGCGCAGGACTGGCCCTTGGTCTGCTCAGGCTTTTGCATCACGGCATCGAAGACATGTTCAATGTTCCTCCCCTGTGGATCACCATATCCTTTCTGCCGCAGATACACAGTCTGGCCATTCTTGCAATTTTGGCGGCCGTTGGAGTTTTGAGCTCCCTTGTCGCTTTTCGTAATTAA
- a CDS encoding cell division ATP-binding protein FtsE: MISISKLSYSFGRQLALKDINFCMKPGEFVFLCGPSGAGKTTFMRILHGALPVQRGKADVAGYDLNTLPESRKHLLRRDVSVVFQDFKILTNQTVFANVALPLKVRGIGQHIIEKRVRAVLRSLHLDHKTGAPCEELSGGEQQRVAVARAVVVKPKLLLADEPTGNLDHELSMRMMDIFQQFHKFGTSIMIATHNREIMERMADARIVTLEDGTMREGCAPAGGRP; encoded by the coding sequence ATGATCAGCATTTCCAAGCTTTCCTACTCTTTTGGCAGGCAGCTGGCATTAAAAGACATTAATTTTTGCATGAAGCCCGGCGAGTTCGTATTTCTGTGCGGGCCATCCGGGGCCGGGAAAACCACCTTCATGCGCATCCTGCACGGTGCGCTTCCCGTTCAACGCGGAAAGGCCGATGTGGCCGGCTATGATCTGAACACCCTGCCCGAAAGCCGCAAACATCTGTTGCGCCGCGACGTAAGCGTGGTCTTTCAGGATTTCAAGATCCTGACCAACCAGACCGTTTTCGCCAATGTCGCCTTGCCATTGAAGGTGCGCGGAATCGGACAGCACATCATCGAGAAACGGGTTCGGGCGGTGCTGAGAAGCCTGCATCTCGATCACAAGACCGGAGCGCCCTGCGAAGAATTGTCCGGCGGCGAACAGCAGCGGGTGGCCGTGGCCAGGGCCGTGGTCGTCAAACCGAAACTGCTGCTGGCTGATGAGCCAACGGGCAATCTCGACCATGAACTGTCCATGCGCATGATGGATATATTTCAACAATTTCATAAGTTTGGAACTTCGATTATGATAGCGACCCATAACCGTGAAATTATGGAACGCATGGCCGATGCGCGGATCGTGACTCTGGAGGACGGGACCATGCGCGAAGGCTGCGCCCCCGCCGGAGGTCGGCCATGA
- a CDS encoding response regulator, producing MDKNITVMVVEDILSARETVLNLLRALGFTHFLEAENGEEALEKIRNSTPGLIISDWNMPKMNGLGLLRAVRSRPESPYIPFIFLTSKSEVEDVALASDGGASAYLVKPVTIKALAESLNMVFNGGFEQDFELLKVEIHNLCAAKEQAKALDLLRRFELLYPAQAQRIRLAHVRVLMEFSDFPKAEAMLCDILASNPLFARGWEAMAKIQSWQGMWDQALAAADKAVSISPNNTEYYILRGSINLHKEDLHAARKNFMTALNIDRKNDQIKQDIWNAYVDLDMVDEVQRDFGSYIFSSLTCDTLNNMAVAYRRKGELARAVEIYRAALAKEPDNPKILFNAAVAYVNRKQYARAKSLLAHALGNDPEFEKAKALLKQISVHEHKNDEAEKSGDQI from the coding sequence ATGGACAAAAATATCACCGTCATGGTGGTTGAAGATATCCTGTCTGCCCGGGAGACGGTTTTGAACCTGCTGCGAGCCTTGGGTTTTACCCATTTTCTGGAAGCGGAAAATGGCGAGGAGGCTCTGGAAAAAATCAGGAACAGCACCCCCGGCCTGATCATTTCCGACTGGAACATGCCGAAGATGAACGGCCTTGGCTTGTTGCGGGCTGTGCGTTCCAGACCGGAATCGCCCTATATTCCCTTTATTTTCCTGACTTCCAAATCCGAGGTGGAGGATGTGGCCCTGGCTTCGGATGGAGGCGCTTCGGCGTATCTGGTCAAGCCTGTGACCATCAAGGCTTTGGCCGAGTCCTTGAACATGGTTTTTAATGGCGGCTTTGAACAGGATTTTGAACTGCTTAAAGTCGAGATCCATAATTTGTGCGCGGCAAAGGAACAGGCCAAGGCCCTTGATCTGCTGCGTCGTTTCGAACTCCTCTACCCTGCCCAGGCGCAGCGGATACGGCTTGCGCATGTGCGGGTGCTGATGGAATTTTCGGATTTTCCAAAGGCCGAGGCGATGCTGTGCGATATTCTGGCCTCAAACCCGCTCTTCGCCCGAGGCTGGGAGGCCATGGCCAAGATCCAGTCCTGGCAGGGAATGTGGGACCAGGCATTGGCCGCTGCGGACAAAGCCGTTTCCATCAGTCCGAACAATACCGAATACTACATCCTGCGGGGCTCCATCAATCTTCACAAGGAAGATCTGCATGCGGCCAGAAAAAATTTCATGACCGCGCTCAACATTGACCGCAAGAACGATCAGATCAAGCAGGATATCTGGAACGCCTATGTGGATCTGGACATGGTCGATGAGGTGCAGCGCGATTTCGGCTCGTACATTTTCTCATCCCTGACTTGCGACACCTTGAACAACATGGCCGTGGCCTATCGGCGCAAGGGCGAGCTGGCCCGGGCTGTCGAAATCTACCGCGCGGCCCTGGCCAAGGAACCCGATAATCCCAAAATTCTGTTCAACGCCGCCGTGGCTTATGTGAACAGAAAACAATACGCTCGGGCCAAGTCGCTTCTGGCCCACGCCCTGGGCAATGATCCCGAGTTCGAAAAAGCCAAGGCGCTCCTCAAACAGATCAGCGTTCACGAGCACAAAAACGACGAAGCCGAGAAATCCGGGGACCAAATATGA
- a CDS encoding GAF domain-containing sensor histidine kinase: MEQSNGIEQFLRSMMAILASRAMSAAEKLHCGGMLIQTRIKSRNASVMLFDEDKQELKVVAASRQEIVGLTQPLSPESISGYVCTHKAPLLIKDIESDSRFCCRNGGYKTTSLISVPLLSDQERVIGVINVSDKEGGGPFTESDLSALLEYAGWITPLIESLGMFERLETEKERYQELAQELEIKQKELIIASTERSELVQMVVHDFKSPLSAVISNMDLLSYLGPSESQQPIIETAFKGATKLLEMIDEFLHIARVDECQERGVILRPVSFLPLVRGQVEALMPLAREKNMSIENQCELDVHVLGDPMLLEHLVQNLISNAIKYTPNNGRIRIGMGAWESRRTADPTHTVLKFWVEDNGEGIEDRYKESIFDKFVRTEKSVESGIKGTGIGLFICRKIVNMFQGKIWVEDVIPHGSRFCVILFIPGKN, from the coding sequence ATGGAGCAGTCTAACGGGATAGAGCAGTTTCTGCGGAGCATGATGGCCATCCTGGCCAGCAGAGCCATGAGCGCAGCCGAAAAATTGCATTGCGGCGGCATGCTTATCCAGACCAGGATCAAAAGTCGCAACGCCTCGGTCATGTTGTTCGACGAGGACAAGCAGGAACTCAAAGTCGTGGCTGCCAGCAGACAGGAGATAGTGGGGCTGACTCAGCCCCTTTCTCCAGAAAGCATCTCCGGATATGTCTGCACGCACAAAGCCCCGCTTTTGATCAAGGATATCGAAAGCGACAGTCGCTTTTGCTGCCGCAACGGAGGTTACAAGACCACATCGCTCATTTCCGTGCCCCTGCTTTCCGATCAGGAGCGGGTCATCGGGGTGATCAATGTCTCCGACAAGGAAGGCGGCGGCCCCTTCACGGAGTCCGATCTGTCCGCCCTTCTCGAATACGCAGGGTGGATCACTCCCCTGATCGAGAGCCTGGGAATGTTCGAGAGGCTTGAGACGGAAAAAGAGCGCTATCAGGAATTGGCACAGGAACTCGAAATCAAGCAGAAAGAGCTGATCATCGCCTCCACCGAGCGCTCCGAACTGGTGCAGATGGTGGTCCACGATTTCAAGAGCCCCCTTTCGGCCGTCATCTCCAACATGGATCTGTTGTCGTATCTTGGACCCAGTGAATCCCAGCAGCCGATCATTGAAACAGCCTTTAAAGGCGCGACCAAGCTTCTGGAAATGATCGACGAGTTCCTGCACATCGCGCGGGTCGACGAATGTCAGGAGCGGGGAGTCATCCTGCGTCCGGTTTCTTTTTTGCCCCTGGTGCGCGGGCAGGTCGAAGCGCTTATGCCCTTGGCCCGTGAAAAGAACATGAGCATTGAAAATCAGTGCGAACTCGACGTTCATGTTCTGGGCGACCCCATGCTTCTTGAGCATCTGGTCCAGAACCTGATTTCAAACGCCATCAAATACACGCCGAACAACGGTCGGATCAGGATCGGAATGGGCGCTTGGGAATCGCGCAGGACCGCGGACCCCACGCATACGGTGCTTAAATTCTGGGTCGAGGACAATGGCGAGGGGATTGAAGACCGCTACAAGGAATCCATTTTCGACAAGTTCGTACGCACGGAAAAATCAGTTGAAAGCGGAATAAAAGGGACCGGAATCGGGCTTTTCATCTGTCGCAAGATCGTGAACATGTTTCAAGGCAAGATCTGGGTGGAGGACGTCATCCCGCACGGCAGCAGATTTTGCGTCATTCTTTTCATTCCCGGGAAAAATTGA
- a CDS encoding vitamin B12-dependent ribonucleotide reductase: protein MDVMKMPADLPDVNLNSNAELVLKKRYQRKGLDGTPIETAKEMFWRVAASIASMEKNYPSSPFKPRDLARTFYSLMTKYDFLPNSPTLMNAGTELGQLAACFVLPVGDSMDEIFDAVKNAALIHKSGGGTGFSFTRLRPKDSRVGSTGGVASGPISFLKIFNTATEQVKQGGTRRGANMGILRVDHPDILEFIRAKEREGDLNNFNLSVALTEKFMQAVENDEEYPLIAPQSQEVIEKLKAREVFELLVRKAWESGDPGIIFIDRINRDNPNPDQGEIESTNPCGEQPLLPYEACNLGSINLARFVREKDGGVEIDWDRLREVVHLSVRFLDNVIDASEYPLERITETVRKNRKIGLGVMGWADLLYQLDLPYDSRRAIVLAEQMMDFIQKESRSASKELARERGHFPSYETSIYKEQNLGPYRHATTTTIAPTGTLSIIAGCSSGVEPLFALCFVRQVMDGEKLTEANSFFVKALHDQGCYSEKLMAEVIEKGSVKNMDFLPEELRNVYVTSMDIEPQWHLKMQAAFQKHTDNAVSKTVNLPNSATQEDIYKIYWMAYEEGCKGVTVYRDGCKSVQVLCTGEGKKDETNNDECRPMDRPDIVYGFTQKVRTGLGDLYLTVNEVNGKPFEVFTTIGRSGRSITAKAEAIGRLVSLALRSGVHVREIVKQLKGIGGEHPVFQKKGMLLSIPDAVSWVLENKYLQGTTPSSSYKSLSKTECPECMTELVFQEGCFVCPSCGFTKCG, encoded by the coding sequence ATGGACGTTATGAAAATGCCGGCTGATCTGCCCGACGTGAATCTCAATTCCAACGCCGAGCTGGTGCTCAAAAAGCGTTACCAGCGCAAAGGATTGGACGGAACGCCCATTGAGACAGCGAAGGAAATGTTCTGGAGAGTGGCGGCAAGCATAGCATCCATGGAAAAGAACTACCCTTCGTCGCCTTTTAAACCCAGGGATCTGGCCCGCACATTTTACTCCTTGATGACGAAGTACGATTTTCTGCCCAATTCCCCGACCCTCATGAACGCCGGCACGGAACTGGGACAGCTGGCGGCCTGCTTCGTATTGCCTGTCGGCGACTCCATGGACGAAATCTTCGATGCGGTGAAGAACGCGGCGCTGATCCACAAGTCCGGCGGCGGCACGGGTTTTTCCTTCACCCGTCTGCGTCCCAAGGACAGCCGGGTCGGTTCCACCGGCGGCGTTGCTTCAGGCCCCATCTCCTTTCTCAAGATTTTCAACACGGCCACCGAGCAGGTAAAACAGGGCGGAACCAGGCGCGGAGCCAACATGGGCATCCTGCGCGTCGACCATCCCGATATCCTGGAATTCATCCGGGCCAAGGAACGCGAGGGGGACCTCAATAATTTCAACCTGTCCGTAGCCCTGACCGAAAAATTCATGCAGGCCGTGGAGAATGATGAGGAATATCCCCTCATCGCCCCCCAATCGCAGGAAGTCATTGAAAAGCTGAAAGCCCGCGAAGTCTTCGAGCTTCTGGTGCGCAAGGCCTGGGAGAGCGGAGACCCGGGGATCATCTTCATTGACCGTATCAACCGCGACAACCCCAATCCGGACCAGGGCGAGATCGAGAGTACCAACCCTTGCGGTGAACAGCCCCTGTTGCCTTACGAGGCCTGCAACCTCGGCTCCATCAATCTGGCCCGTTTCGTGCGCGAAAAGGACGGGGGCGTTGAAATTGACTGGGACAGACTGCGCGAAGTGGTGCATTTAAGCGTTCGCTTTCTGGACAACGTCATCGACGCTTCGGAATACCCGCTGGAGCGCATCACGGAGACTGTGCGCAAAAACAGGAAAATCGGGCTTGGAGTAATGGGCTGGGCCGATCTTCTGTACCAGCTGGACTTGCCCTATGACAGTCGTCGGGCCATCGTGCTCGCCGAGCAGATGATGGATTTCATCCAAAAGGAATCCAGATCTGCTTCCAAGGAACTGGCCAGGGAGCGTGGGCACTTTCCATCCTACGAAACCTCCATCTACAAGGAACAGAATCTGGGGCCCTACCGCCATGCCACGACCACGACCATTGCCCCCACAGGCACCCTGTCCATCATCGCCGGATGTTCCTCTGGAGTGGAGCCTCTTTTTGCCCTGTGCTTCGTGCGCCAGGTCATGGATGGCGAAAAGCTGACCGAGGCCAACAGTTTTTTTGTCAAAGCCCTGCACGACCAGGGATGTTATTCCGAAAAGCTCATGGCCGAGGTGATTGAAAAGGGCTCGGTCAAAAACATGGATTTCCTCCCCGAGGAGCTCAGGAACGTCTATGTGACCTCCATGGATATCGAGCCGCAGTGGCATCTGAAGATGCAGGCGGCCTTTCAGAAACACACCGACAATGCTGTCTCCAAAACGGTCAACCTGCCCAATTCCGCCACCCAGGAAGACATCTACAAGATCTACTGGATGGCCTACGAAGAAGGCTGCAAAGGCGTCACGGTTTACCGCGACGGCTGCAAGAGCGTACAGGTCCTATGCACCGGAGAAGGCAAGAAGGATGAGACGAACAATGACGAATGTCGTCCCATGGACCGGCCCGACATCGTCTACGGATTCACGCAGAAGGTCCGTACGGGCCTTGGCGACCTGTATCTGACGGTCAACGAGGTCAACGGCAAGCCCTTCGAGGTTTTCACCACCATCGGCCGATCGGGCAGATCCATCACGGCCAAGGCCGAAGCCATTGGCCGGCTGGTTTCCCTGGCGCTTCGCTCCGGCGTGCATGTGCGCGAAATAGTCAAGCAGCTCAAAGGGATCGGAGGAGAGCATCCGGTTTTTCAGAAAAAGGGCATGCTTCTCTCCATTCCCGATGCGGTATCCTGGGTGCTCGAAAACAAGTATTTGCAAGGCACCACTCCGAGTAGCTCCTACAAATCCCTGTCCAAGACCGAATGCCCCGAATGCATGACGGAACTGGTCTTTCAGGAAGGGTGCTTTGTCTGTCCGTCCTGCGGCTTCACCAAGTGTGGATGA
- the rfbA gene encoding glucose-1-phosphate thymidylyltransferase RfbA, producing MKGIILAGGSGTRLYPLTLGTSKQLLPVYDKPLIYYPLSILMLAGIKDILIISTPQDLPRFKDVLGDGSHLGLNFSYIAQPSPDGLAQAFILGADFIGQDSVCLVLGDNIIYGEGLSKVLKDCAKLDKGGIVFGYPVKDPQRYGVVEFDSSGQVVSIEEKPLKPKSKYVIPGIYFYDNAVVDIAKNLRPSPRGELEITDVNREYLRRGSLKVELLGRGYAWLDAGTHESLQQAGSFVQAIQDRQGFKIACIEEIAFSKGFIDAEQLKLLAAKFKKNEYGKYLHEIAEESF from the coding sequence ATGAAAGGAATCATTCTGGCCGGAGGATCGGGCACGCGGCTCTATCCCTTGACCCTTGGCACCAGCAAGCAACTTCTCCCCGTTTATGACAAGCCCCTGATCTACTATCCCCTCTCCATTCTCATGCTGGCGGGTATAAAAGACATCCTCATCATCTCGACGCCTCAGGACCTGCCGCGCTTCAAGGATGTGCTCGGAGACGGCAGCCACCTTGGCCTCAATTTTTCCTACATAGCGCAGCCTTCGCCCGACGGTCTGGCCCAGGCCTTCATCCTGGGCGCGGACTTCATCGGTCAGGACAGCGTCTGCCTTGTCCTGGGCGACAACATCATCTACGGCGAAGGCCTGTCCAAGGTCCTCAAAGACTGCGCCAAACTTGATAAGGGCGGCATCGTCTTCGGCTATCCGGTCAAGGACCCACAACGCTACGGAGTCGTTGAGTTCGACTCTTCTGGCCAGGTTGTCAGCATCGAAGAAAAGCCGCTCAAACCAAAATCAAAGTACGTTATTCCGGGTATTTATTTCTACGACAACGCTGTTGTCGACATCGCGAAAAACCTGCGGCCTTCCCCGCGCGGAGAGCTTGAGATCACCGATGTCAATCGCGAATACCTGCGCCGAGGCAGCCTCAAGGTTGAACTGCTCGGCCGCGGATATGCCTGGCTGGACGCCGGAACCCACGAATCCCTGCAGCAGGCCGGCAGCTTTGTGCAAGCCATCCAGGACAGGCAGGGCTTCAAGATCGCCTGCATCGAAGAGATCGCTTTTTCAAAAGGCTTCATCGACGCCGAGCAGCTTAAACTCCTGGCCGCAAAATTCAAAAAAAACGAGTACGGAAAATATCTGCATGAAATCGCCGAAGAGTCATTTTAA
- a CDS encoding molybdenum cofactor biosynthesis protein B — MRVTWKDAYTATAVIIGQGRDHPLIHGWFDGDMDLRVGDVIEDPYCCVQLENRIRLCLEDGLFIPAWVARKENGVFVPGEFSCARARRGFSLAWITLSDKGSRGERVDASGPAIRDAVMEAMDISLARGMIIPDEPEILKAALVDCCLFQGFDLVFTTGGTGVGPRDITPEVTLPLLDKSLPGFERAMTQASLAKTPHAMISRAVAGVMGLSLVVNLPGSPKAVRENLHAILPALKHAVEKLQGDPRDCGQ, encoded by the coding sequence ATGCGAGTAACCTGGAAGGATGCATACACCGCCACAGCAGTGATTATTGGTCAGGGCCGGGATCATCCGCTCATCCACGGCTGGTTCGATGGCGATATGGATCTACGCGTAGGGGATGTGATCGAGGATCCCTACTGCTGCGTGCAGCTTGAAAACAGGATTCGTCTCTGCCTGGAGGACGGGCTTTTCATCCCTGCCTGGGTTGCCAGAAAGGAAAATGGCGTGTTCGTGCCGGGTGAATTTTCATGCGCGCGGGCTCGGCGGGGCTTTTCCCTGGCCTGGATCACCTTGAGCGACAAGGGGTCGCGGGGCGAGCGCGTCGATGCCAGCGGCCCGGCCATTCGCGATGCGGTCATGGAGGCCATGGACATCAGCCTGGCCCGGGGAATGATCATTCCGGACGAGCCGGAAATTCTCAAGGCAGCTCTTGTGGATTGCTGCCTGTTTCAGGGCTTCGATCTTGTCTTCACCACCGGCGGGACCGGAGTCGGGCCCCGCGACATCACCCCGGAAGTGACCCTGCCTCTTCTGGACAAGAGTCTACCGGGGTTTGAGCGGGCCATGACTCAGGCCTCCTTGGCCAAGACGCCGCACGCCATGATTTCCCGCGCCGTGGCTGGAGTCATGGGTCTCTCCCTGGTGGTCAATCTGCCCGGAAGCCCCAAGGCCGTGCGCGAAAATCTGCACGCCATCCTGCCCGCGCTCAAGCATGCGGTTGAAAAACTGCAGGGAGATCCTAGGGATTGTGGACAATAA